One stretch of Streptomyces agglomeratus DNA includes these proteins:
- a CDS encoding cytochrome c oxidase subunit 3: MSVVATATTVDTGHAHPSVNRPNLTSVGTIIWLSSELMFFAALFAMYFTLRSVTGPEFWKQQAEHLNFPFSATNTTILVLSSLTCQLGVFAAERGDVKKLRAWFIITFVMGAIFIGGQVLEYTELVKDAGLSLSSDPYGSVFYLTTGFHGLHVTGGLIAFLLVLGRTYAAKRFTHEQATAAIVVSYYWHFVDVVWIGLFATIYMIK, translated from the coding sequence ATGTCGGTCGTGGCGACAGCAACGACAGTAGATACCGGGCACGCGCACCCGTCGGTCAATCGACCGAACCTCACCAGCGTCGGAACCATCATCTGGCTGAGTTCCGAGCTGATGTTCTTCGCGGCCCTATTCGCGATGTACTTCACCCTGCGATCGGTGACGGGTCCCGAGTTCTGGAAGCAGCAGGCGGAACACCTGAACTTCCCGTTCTCGGCGACGAACACCACCATCCTGGTGCTCTCCTCCCTCACCTGCCAGCTCGGCGTCTTCGCCGCCGAGCGCGGGGACGTGAAGAAGCTCCGGGCGTGGTTCATCATCACGTTCGTGATGGGTGCGATCTTCATCGGAGGCCAGGTCCTCGAGTACACCGAGCTGGTGAAGGACGCGGGCCTCTCGCTCTCGTCCGACCCGTACGGCTCGGTGTTCTACCTGACGACCGGCTTCCACGGACTGCATGTGACGGGCGGACTCATCGCCTTCCTGCTGGTCCTCGGCCGTACATACGCGGCCAAGAGATTCACCCACGAGCAGGCAACCGCCGCCATCGTCGTGTCCTACTACTGGCACTTCGTCGATGTCGTCTGGATCGGCCTCTTCGCCACGATCTACATGATCAAGTAG
- a CDS encoding c-type cytochrome yields the protein MKKLSARRRHPLAAVVVLLLALAATGGLYAAFAPAGKAQAEETAQSLAIEEGKKLYATGCSSCHGTGGQGGSDGPSLVGVGSAAVDFQVGTGRMPAQQPGAQVPEKKKIYSQAEIDQLAAYIASLGAGPITPTEEQYNPEGADIAKGGDLFRTNCAQCHNFTGEGGALTNGKYAPSLEDVSPKHLYEAMQTGPQNMPSFPDTTMPEQQKKDIIAYVKTVNGEETETPGGFALGGLGPVSEGLFGWIFGLGSLIAVAVWVAAHTAKAKKS from the coding sequence GTGAAAAAGCTCTCCGCACGACGACGCCATCCGCTGGCGGCGGTCGTCGTACTACTCCTCGCGCTGGCGGCCACCGGGGGGCTGTACGCCGCGTTCGCGCCCGCGGGCAAGGCCCAGGCCGAAGAAACCGCCCAGTCCCTCGCCATCGAGGAGGGCAAGAAGCTCTACGCCACTGGCTGCTCCAGCTGCCACGGCACCGGCGGTCAGGGCGGCTCGGACGGTCCGTCCCTCGTGGGCGTCGGCTCGGCCGCAGTGGACTTCCAGGTCGGCACCGGCCGTATGCCGGCGCAGCAGCCCGGCGCCCAGGTGCCGGAGAAGAAGAAGATCTACTCGCAGGCCGAGATCGACCAGCTCGCCGCGTACATCGCTTCCCTCGGCGCCGGCCCGATCACGCCGACCGAGGAGCAGTACAACCCTGAGGGTGCGGACATCGCCAAGGGTGGCGACCTGTTCCGTACCAACTGCGCCCAGTGCCACAACTTCACGGGCGAGGGCGGTGCCCTGACGAACGGCAAGTACGCCCCGAGTCTCGAAGATGTGAGCCCGAAGCACCTCTACGAGGCCATGCAGACCGGCCCGCAGAACATGCCGTCCTTCCCCGACACCACGATGCCGGAGCAGCAGAAGAAGGACATCATCGCGTACGTCAAGACGGTGAACGGCGAGGAGACGGAGACGCCGGGAGGCTTCGCGCTGGGCGGCCTCGGCCCCGTCAGCGAGGGTCTGTTCGGCTGGATCTTCGGTCTGGGTTCGCTGATCGCCGTCGCCGTCTGGGTCGCGGCCCACACCGCTAAGGCCAAGAAGTCATGA
- a CDS encoding ubiquinol-cytochrome c reductase iron-sulfur subunit: MSSQEIPEKNLPSEQDTAHGAVAVAEDPFADPGLPPHKPRIQDIDERAAKRSERTVALLFTLSMLSTIGFIASFVAFPVEKIVYVWPLGHVSALNLSLGVTLGLALFCIGAGAVHWARTLMSDVEVADDRHAISAEPEVKAKVMADFKAGAEESAIGRRKLIRTTMFGALAMVPLSGVVLLRDLGPLPEDKLRHTLWGKGKQLINMNTNEPLRPEDVAVGSLTFAKPQGLEEDNHEFNNEIAKAALMIVRLQPQDIKDKRELDWSHEGIVAFSKICTHVGCPISLYEQQTHHVLCPCHQSTFDLSDGARVIFGPAGHALPQLRIGVNDEGFLEALSDFEEPVGPSFWERG; this comes from the coding sequence ATGAGTAGCCAAGAGATTCCAGAGAAGAACCTGCCCAGTGAGCAGGACACCGCGCACGGCGCGGTAGCCGTGGCGGAAGACCCGTTCGCGGACCCGGGGCTGCCGCCCCACAAGCCGCGTATCCAGGACATCGACGAGCGGGCCGCCAAGCGCTCCGAGCGCACGGTCGCCCTGCTGTTCACGCTGTCGATGCTGTCGACGATCGGCTTCATCGCCTCGTTCGTGGCGTTCCCCGTCGAGAAGATCGTGTACGTCTGGCCGCTCGGCCACGTCAGTGCGCTGAACCTCTCGCTGGGCGTGACCCTCGGTCTCGCGCTCTTCTGCATCGGCGCGGGCGCGGTCCACTGGGCCCGCACCCTGATGTCCGACGTGGAGGTCGCCGACGACCGGCACGCCATCTCGGCCGAGCCCGAGGTCAAGGCCAAGGTCATGGCCGACTTCAAGGCCGGCGCCGAGGAGTCCGCGATCGGCCGCCGCAAGCTGATCCGCACCACGATGTTCGGCGCGCTGGCCATGGTGCCGCTCTCCGGTGTGGTCCTGCTGCGCGACCTGGGCCCGCTGCCCGAGGACAAGCTGCGCCACACGCTGTGGGGCAAGGGCAAGCAGCTCATCAACATGAACACGAACGAGCCGCTGCGTCCCGAGGACGTCGCGGTCGGTTCGCTGACCTTCGCCAAGCCGCAGGGCCTGGAAGAGGACAACCACGAGTTCAACAACGAGATCGCCAAGGCCGCCCTGATGATCGTCCGGCTCCAGCCGCAGGACATCAAGGACAAGCGCGAACTCGACTGGTCCCACGAGGGCATCGTGGCGTTCTCGAAGATCTGCACCCACGTCGGATGCCCGATCAGCCTGTACGAGCAGCAGACGCATCACGTGCTCTGCCCGTGCCACCAGTCCACCTTCGACCTCTCCGACGGTGCCCGCGTCATCTTCGGCCCGGCCGGTCACGCCCTCCCGCAGCTGCGGATCGGTGTGAATGACGAAGGATTCCTCGAGGCGCTCAGCGACTTCGAAGAGCCCGTCGGTCCTAGTTTCTGGGAGCGCGGATGA
- a CDS encoding cytochrome b: protein MSTVTDDKRKAPAGERVADWADGRLGIYSLAKANMRKIFPDHWSFMLGEIALYSFIIIILTGVYLTLFFHPSMNEVVYHGSYVPMQGIRMTEAYASTLEISFDVRGGLLIRQIHHWAALIFLAAMFVHMMRVFFTGAFRKPREINWLFGFLLFVLGMFTGFTGYSLPDDLLSGTGVRFTQGAILATPVVGTYISFFLFGGEFPGHDMVARFYSIHILLLPGIMLGLVVAHLILVFYHKHTQFAGPGRTNKNVVGMPLLPVYMAKAGGFFFLVFGVIAAIAGLFTINPVWALGPYRPDQVSTGAQPDWYMGFAEGLVRVMPGWEINLWGHTLALGVFIPLVVFGLVLVALAVYPFIESWVTGDKREHHILDRPRNAPTRTALGVAWVTGYVIMLLGGGNDIFATHFHLSINSITWFVRISYFVGPVLAFIITRRICLGLQRRDKDKVLHGRESGIIKRLPHGEFVEVHEPLNQEQLHSLTAHEQYAPAEIGPSVDENGVERKVTRGQKLRAKLSKGYYGEGNQIPKPTADEYKEITSGHGHH, encoded by the coding sequence ATGAGCACCGTGACCGACGACAAGCGCAAGGCACCCGCCGGTGAGCGGGTAGCCGACTGGGCGGACGGCCGGCTGGGGATCTACAGCCTCGCCAAGGCCAACATGCGCAAGATCTTCCCGGACCACTGGTCCTTCATGCTCGGTGAGATCGCGCTCTACAGCTTCATCATCATCATCCTCACGGGTGTGTACCTGACGCTGTTCTTCCACCCGAGCATGAACGAGGTCGTGTACCACGGCTCGTACGTGCCGATGCAGGGCATCCGGATGACGGAGGCCTACGCGTCGACCCTGGAGATCAGCTTCGACGTCCGTGGCGGTCTGCTCATCCGGCAGATCCACCACTGGGCCGCGCTGATCTTCCTCGCGGCGATGTTCGTGCACATGATGCGCGTGTTCTTCACGGGCGCGTTCCGCAAGCCGCGCGAGATCAACTGGCTGTTCGGCTTCCTGCTGTTCGTCCTGGGCATGTTCACCGGTTTCACCGGCTACTCGCTCCCGGACGACCTGCTCTCCGGCACCGGTGTCCGCTTCACGCAGGGCGCGATCCTGGCGACGCCCGTCGTCGGCACGTACATCTCGTTCTTCCTGTTCGGCGGCGAGTTCCCCGGCCACGACATGGTGGCGCGGTTCTACTCGATCCACATCCTGCTGCTGCCGGGCATCATGCTCGGCCTCGTGGTGGCCCACCTGATCCTGGTCTTCTACCACAAGCACACGCAGTTCGCGGGTCCCGGCCGTACGAACAAGAACGTCGTCGGCATGCCGCTGCTGCCGGTCTACATGGCCAAGGCCGGAGGCTTCTTCTTCCTGGTCTTCGGTGTCATCGCGGCCATCGCGGGACTGTTCACGATCAACCCGGTCTGGGCGCTCGGCCCGTACCGTCCGGACCAGGTGTCCACCGGCGCCCAGCCCGACTGGTACATGGGCTTCGCCGAGGGACTCGTCCGTGTGATGCCGGGCTGGGAGATCAACCTGTGGGGCCACACGCTCGCCCTGGGTGTGTTCATCCCGCTGGTGGTCTTCGGTCTGGTGCTCGTGGCGCTGGCGGTCTACCCGTTCATCGAGTCGTGGGTCACCGGCGACAAGCGCGAGCACCACATCCTGGACCGCCCGCGCAACGCGCCGACCCGGACCGCGCTCGGCGTCGCCTGGGTCACCGGCTACGTGATCATGCTGCTCGGTGGCGGCAACGACATCTTCGCCACCCACTTCCACCTGTCGATCAACTCGATCACGTGGTTCGTGCGGATCTCCTACTTCGTGGGACCGGTCCTGGCGTTCATCATCACCCGGCGCATCTGCCTCGGCCTTCAGCGTCGCGACAAGGACAAGGTGCTGCACGGACGCGAGTCCGGCATCATCAAGCGCCTGCCGCACGGTGAGTTCGTCGAGGTCCACGAGCCGCTCAACCAGGAGCAGCTGCACAGCCTCACGGCACACGAGCAGTACGCGCCGGCCGAGATCGGTCCGTCGGTCGACGAGAACGGTGTCGAGCGCAAGGTGACGCGCGGCCAGAAGCTCAGGGCCAAGCTGAGCAAGGGCTACTACGGCGAGGGGAACCAGATCCCCAAGCCGACCGCCGACGAGTACAAGGAGATCACCAGCGGCCACGGCCACCACTGA
- the trpD gene encoding anthranilate phosphoribosyltransferase encodes MNVVTPVGGDSVAAGSWPGVLNALLRGKDLSADDTAWAMDQIMSGEATDAQIAGFAVALRAKGETVGEVTGLVRAMYAHANTIEVPGRTVDIVGTGGDLAKTVNISTMSAIVVAGTGAKVVKHGNRAASSASGASDVLEKLGVNLELTPRRVAEVAEEAGITFCFAVKFHPALRYAAKARKELGAQTTFNILGPLTNPARVKAQAVGVADARMAPIVAGVLAERGNSALVFRGDDGLDELTTTATSRVWAVRDGAVTEHAFDPRDVGLEIVPVEALRGADASYNADVARRLLAGETGPVRDAVLLNTAAALVALDPSGASLEEQLAAGIAKAAESIDSGAARAALERWVAASNS; translated from the coding sequence ATGAACGTGGTGACCCCGGTTGGCGGCGACAGCGTGGCGGCCGGCTCCTGGCCGGGTGTCCTGAACGCCCTGCTGCGCGGCAAGGACCTCTCCGCCGACGACACGGCCTGGGCCATGGACCAGATCATGAGCGGCGAGGCGACCGACGCCCAGATCGCCGGCTTCGCCGTCGCTTTGCGCGCCAAGGGCGAGACGGTCGGCGAGGTCACCGGCCTCGTCCGGGCCATGTACGCGCACGCCAACACCATCGAGGTGCCCGGCCGTACGGTCGACATCGTCGGCACGGGCGGTGACCTGGCCAAGACGGTCAACATCTCCACGATGTCCGCGATCGTCGTCGCCGGAACCGGCGCCAAAGTCGTCAAGCACGGCAACCGGGCCGCCTCGTCCGCGAGCGGCGCCTCGGACGTCCTGGAGAAGCTGGGCGTCAACCTGGAGCTGACGCCCCGGCGTGTCGCCGAGGTGGCGGAGGAAGCCGGCATCACCTTCTGCTTCGCGGTGAAGTTCCACCCCGCTCTGCGGTACGCCGCGAAGGCACGCAAGGAACTGGGCGCGCAGACGACGTTCAACATCCTCGGCCCGCTGACGAACCCGGCGCGGGTGAAGGCGCAGGCGGTCGGTGTCGCGGACGCCCGGATGGCCCCCATCGTGGCGGGTGTGCTCGCCGAACGGGGGAATTCCGCGCTGGTCTTCCGCGGCGACGACGGCCTCGACGAGCTGACGACGACGGCGACCTCGCGGGTGTGGGCCGTACGGGACGGAGCGGTCACGGAGCATGCCTTCGACCCGCGTGACGTGGGCCTGGAGATCGTGCCCGTCGAAGCGCTGCGCGGCGCGGACGCGTCGTACAACGCGGATGTCGCCCGGCGGCTCCTGGCCGGCGAGACCGGGCCGGTGCGGGACGCGGTGCTGCTGAACACGGCGGCGGCGCTGGTCGCCCTGGACCCGTCCGGCGCGTCCCTGGAGGAGCAGCTCGCGGCCGGGATCGCCAAGGCGGCCGAGTCGATCGACTCGGGCGCGGCGCGTGCCGCCCTCGAGCGCTGGGTGGCGGCCAGCAACAGCTGA
- a CDS encoding aminotransferase class V-fold PLP-dependent enzyme, whose protein sequence is MSVSTAAADQSLCTPLPVLGRDVRVPLVTGGEVTYAALDYAASAPALQRVWDDVAAYAPYYGSVHRGAGYLSQLSTDLFENSRATVAEFLGCRDSDQVVFTRSTTDSLNLLAAALPADCQVFVFETEHHASLLPWRDARVNFLNAPRTPAQAVETLERALAARDPYGPALVCVTGASNVTGELWPVKELAAAAHAHGARIVLDAAQLAPHHPLDIAELDVDWVAFSGHKLYAPFGSGVLAGRADWLQSAEPYLAGGGASRKVARRADGGVDVEWHTTAARHEAGSPNVIGVYSIASACKALTEAGFDSLVEREQRLVTKVLEGLADVDAVRVLSLFGDDAPRVGVISFVVDGWNSSHFAAALSAEYGIGVRDGLFCAHPLVRTLLGSDPQDPGECGAPEAEPGERSLNAIRVSFGAGTPDEHVERFIGAVGELVRDGAKWNYRTEEGRCVPAV, encoded by the coding sequence ATGTCTGTCTCCACCGCTGCCGCCGACCAGTCGCTTTGTACTCCGCTGCCCGTTCTCGGGCGGGATGTCCGCGTGCCGCTCGTGACCGGCGGTGAGGTCACCTACGCCGCCCTCGACTACGCCGCCAGCGCCCCGGCCCTCCAGCGTGTGTGGGACGACGTGGCGGCGTACGCCCCGTACTACGGCAGCGTGCACCGCGGCGCCGGATACCTCTCGCAGCTGTCGACGGACCTGTTCGAGAACAGCCGTGCCACCGTCGCCGAGTTCCTCGGCTGCCGCGACAGCGACCAGGTCGTCTTCACCCGCTCCACGACCGACTCGCTGAACCTGCTGGCGGCGGCCCTGCCCGCCGACTGCCAGGTGTTCGTCTTCGAGACCGAGCACCACGCCTCGCTCCTGCCCTGGCGCGACGCGCGGGTCAACTTCCTGAACGCGCCCCGGACTCCGGCCCAGGCCGTCGAGACCCTGGAGCGCGCGCTGGCCGCCCGCGACCCCTACGGCCCGGCCCTGGTGTGCGTCACCGGCGCGTCGAACGTCACCGGTGAGCTGTGGCCCGTGAAGGAACTCGCCGCGGCCGCCCACGCCCACGGCGCGCGCATCGTGCTCGACGCCGCGCAGCTCGCGCCCCACCACCCGCTGGACATCGCCGAGCTGGACGTCGACTGGGTCGCCTTCTCCGGGCACAAGCTGTACGCCCCGTTCGGCTCGGGCGTGCTCGCGGGCCGCGCCGACTGGCTCCAGAGCGCCGAGCCGTACCTCGCCGGCGGCGGCGCCTCCCGCAAGGTGGCCCGCCGCGCCGACGGCGGCGTGGACGTCGAGTGGCACACCACGGCCGCCCGGCACGAGGCCGGTTCGCCCAACGTCATCGGCGTGTACTCCATCGCCTCCGCCTGCAAGGCCCTGACGGAGGCCGGCTTCGACTCGCTCGTGGAGCGCGAGCAGCGGCTCGTGACGAAGGTGCTGGAGGGCCTGGCCGACGTCGACGCCGTGCGGGTGCTCTCCCTCTTCGGTGACGACGCCCCGCGCGTCGGCGTCATCTCCTTCGTCGTCGACGGCTGGAACAGCTCGCACTTCGCCGCCGCGCTGTCCGCCGAGTACGGGATCGGCGTACGGGACGGCCTGTTCTGCGCCCACCCGCTGGTCCGCACGCTGCTCGGCAGCGACCCGCAGGACCCGGGCGAGTGCGGCGCGCCGGAGGCCGAGCCGGGCGAGCGCTCGCTGAACGCGATCCGCGTGAGCTTCGGCGCCGGTACGCCCGACGAGCACGTCGAGCGGTTCATCGGCGCGGTCGGGGAGCTCGTCCGGGACGGCGCGAAGTGGAACTACCGCACCGAGGAAGGCCGCTGCGTCCCGGCGGTCTGA
- a CDS encoding Lrp/AsnC family transcriptional regulator — MITAIVLIKTSVDRIPEIAESIAALDSVSEVFSVTGTYDLIAMVRVARHDDLADVIPGRISKIPGVEGTDTHVAFRTYSQHDLEAAFAIGLDA; from the coding sequence GTGATCACCGCGATCGTGCTCATCAAGACCAGCGTGGACCGGATCCCCGAGATCGCCGAGTCGATCGCCGCGCTGGACAGCGTCAGCGAGGTCTTCTCGGTCACCGGTACGTACGACCTGATCGCCATGGTGCGGGTGGCCAGGCACGACGATCTGGCCGATGTCATCCCCGGCCGGATCAGCAAGATCCCCGGCGTCGAGGGCACCGACACCCATGTCGCGTTCCGTACGTACTCGCAGCACGACCTGGAAGCGGCCTTCGCGATCGGCCTCGACGCGTAG
- a CDS encoding rhomboid family intramembrane serine protease: protein MINWREAARGPVVTYGAIGLCCLIFVIGPLSGLNPVYGTGDFLLAAQSGYFERWGVIPDELLSGDPSLLTTPLTALFVHGSWLHLLGNMLFLFVFGAMAEERMGRVQFALFYVGCGYLALVTYAVVHADSEQTLVGASGAISAVLGAFLYLFPRARVTSLFPFLFFLPLRFPAWLVLIFWFALQWVAAQRAGPGPGVAYLAHVAGFCAGFLYAWGRSRRTDRVRSSAPATEGESQP from the coding sequence ATGATCAATTGGCGGGAAGCGGCCCGGGGACCCGTGGTGACGTACGGCGCGATCGGCCTCTGCTGTCTGATCTTCGTCATCGGCCCCCTGTCCGGACTCAATCCGGTCTACGGCACGGGCGACTTCCTCCTCGCCGCGCAGAGCGGATACTTCGAGCGCTGGGGCGTGATCCCGGACGAGCTGCTGAGCGGCGACCCGTCCCTGCTCACGACCCCGCTCACCGCCCTGTTCGTACACGGCAGCTGGCTTCACCTGCTGGGCAACATGCTCTTCCTGTTCGTCTTCGGCGCGATGGCCGAGGAGCGCATGGGCCGCGTCCAGTTCGCCCTGTTCTACGTGGGCTGCGGGTACCTCGCACTAGTCACCTACGCCGTGGTCCACGCCGACTCGGAGCAGACGCTGGTGGGGGCTTCGGGCGCGATCTCGGCGGTGCTGGGCGCCTTCCTCTACCTCTTCCCCAGGGCGCGGGTCACGAGCCTGTTCCCCTTCCTCTTCTTCCTCCCGCTGCGCTTCCCCGCCTGGCTCGTCCTGATCTTCTGGTTCGCCCTCCAGTGGGTGGCGGCGCAGCGCGCGGGACCGGGCCCGGGGGTGGCCTATCTCGCGCACGTGGCGGGGTTCTGCGCGGGCTTCCTCTACGCCTGGGGGCGTAGTCGGCGTACGGATAGAGTGAGGTCATCAGCGCCGGCCACCGAGGGAGAAAGCCAACCGTGA
- a CDS encoding NYN domain-containing protein — translation MEHASGGEPAGSAGDAAEVLDRPLPEGVRHKVVALVSDAFGGLTVAELPSQLRQYARFTPSRRAKFAGNAMAAALEGDPEFRRRIGERLREAQPELARALESGSPPAAADPLDVAAAAYVLRPVGWVKLVAAAGEEALRADAERADEAAQRELERLRGELAHAREQTKSETERLRTELEAARKEADVLSRKLRSALSDVKRGEAALRRTNAETETLKSDAAARVAAAESETRRLRTRLGEAEASAEASRRAVREGRSIEDMRVRLLLDTVLDAAQGLRRELALPPASVHPADTVDAVEPGRMTPKDIAARALSETDPALLDQLLELPQCHLVVDGYNVTKTGYPQMPLDKQRLRLLGGLSMLAAQTGAEVTCVFDGAELVAPVLLAPPRGVRVLFSKPGVTADELIRQLVRAEPPGRPVVVASTDREVADGVAKSGARPVASALLLKRLSRV, via the coding sequence GTGGAGCATGCAAGCGGCGGTGAACCGGCCGGCTCGGCCGGGGACGCCGCCGAGGTGCTCGACCGCCCGCTGCCCGAAGGCGTACGGCACAAGGTCGTCGCACTGGTCTCGGACGCCTTCGGCGGGCTCACCGTCGCCGAGCTCCCGTCCCAGCTGAGGCAGTACGCCCGGTTCACGCCGTCCCGGCGCGCCAAGTTCGCGGGCAACGCGATGGCGGCGGCGCTGGAGGGCGACCCGGAGTTCCGCCGGCGCATCGGCGAGCGGCTGCGCGAGGCGCAGCCCGAGCTCGCCCGCGCCCTGGAGTCCGGGTCTCCGCCGGCCGCCGCCGACCCCCTCGACGTGGCGGCCGCGGCGTACGTCCTGCGCCCCGTCGGCTGGGTCAAGCTGGTGGCCGCCGCGGGCGAGGAGGCCCTGCGGGCGGACGCCGAGCGGGCCGACGAGGCCGCCCAGCGCGAGCTGGAACGGCTGCGCGGGGAGCTCGCGCACGCGCGCGAGCAGACGAAGAGCGAGACCGAACGGCTGCGTACGGAGCTGGAGGCCGCCCGCAAGGAGGCCGACGTGCTCAGCCGCAAGCTGCGCAGCGCGCTGAGCGACGTGAAGCGCGGCGAGGCGGCCCTGCGCCGTACGAACGCCGAGACCGAGACACTCAAGTCCGACGCCGCCGCCCGGGTCGCCGCCGCCGAGAGCGAGACGCGGCGGCTGCGGACCCGGCTGGGGGAGGCCGAGGCGTCCGCCGAGGCGAGCCGCAGAGCCGTGCGCGAGGGCCGCAGTATCGAGGACATGCGGGTGCGGCTGCTGCTCGACACGGTGCTGGACGCCGCTCAGGGGCTGCGCCGTGAACTGGCCCTGCCGCCCGCGTCCGTGCACCCCGCGGACACGGTGGACGCCGTGGAGCCCGGACGTATGACCCCCAAGGACATCGCCGCCAGGGCGCTCTCCGAGACCGACCCGGCGCTGCTCGACCAGCTTCTCGAACTGCCGCAGTGTCACCTGGTCGTGGACGGTTACAACGTCACCAAGACGGGCTATCCGCAGATGCCGCTCGACAAGCAGCGGCTGCGGCTCCTCGGCGGCCTGTCGATGCTCGCCGCGCAGACGGGCGCCGAGGTGACGTGCGTCTTCGACGGTGCCGAACTGGTCGCGCCGGTACTGCTCGCGCCGCCGCGCGGGGTGCGGGTGCTGTTCAGCAAGCCGGGGGTGACGGCGGACGAACTCATCAGGCAGCTCGTACGGGCGGAACCGCCGGGCCGGCCCGTCGTGGTGGCCTCGACCGACCGTGAAGTGGCCGACGGAGTCGCCAAGTCGGGCGCGAGGCCCGTTGCGTCCGCCTTGTTGCTGAAGAGGCTTTCGCGCGTCTAG
- a CDS encoding C40 family peptidase, with protein MASHRRPKQPSRTRVTVLTATAAAAVALTSQTAQADPKPTKSEVKAKVDKLYHEAEAATEKYNQSKERQDKLKEEVDNLQDKVARGQEDLNDLRGELGSVASAQYRSGGIDPSVQLFLSADPDSYLDKAGAIDQLSAKQAESLQKIQAKQRTLAQQRAEATDKLADLEDVRQELGDKKKKFQGKLAEAQRLLNTLTAAEREEMREKEQRASRASSERVELGNEKPASGRGAAALSAAATQIGKPYISGATGPNAYDCSGLTQWAFAQAGVSISRTTFTQHNDGTKIYSKSQLKPGDMVFFNNLAHVGFYAGNNQVLHAPKPGANVRYESMDYMGTFQFGVRV; from the coding sequence GTGGCGTCCCACCGTCGTCCCAAGCAGCCGAGCCGCACTCGTGTGACCGTGCTCACCGCGACCGCAGCCGCAGCCGTCGCTCTCACGTCCCAGACCGCTCAGGCCGACCCCAAGCCGACCAAGAGCGAGGTCAAGGCCAAGGTCGACAAGCTCTACCACGAGGCCGAAGCCGCGACGGAGAAGTACAACCAGTCCAAGGAGCGGCAGGACAAGCTCAAGGAAGAGGTCGACAACCTCCAGGACAAGGTCGCCCGCGGCCAGGAGGACCTCAACGACCTGCGGGGCGAACTCGGTTCGGTCGCCAGCGCGCAGTACCGCTCGGGTGGCATCGACCCCTCCGTGCAGCTCTTCCTCTCCGCCGACCCGGACAGCTACCTCGACAAGGCCGGCGCGATCGACCAGTTGAGCGCCAAGCAGGCCGAGTCGCTCCAGAAGATCCAGGCGAAGCAGCGCACCCTCGCCCAGCAGCGGGCCGAGGCGACGGACAAGCTCGCCGACCTCGAGGACGTACGCCAGGAACTCGGCGACAAGAAGAAGAAGTTCCAGGGCAAGCTCGCCGAGGCGCAGCGGCTGCTGAACACGCTGACCGCCGCCGAGCGCGAAGAGATGCGGGAGAAGGAGCAGCGGGCCAGCCGCGCCTCCAGCGAGCGCGTGGAACTCGGCAACGAGAAGCCGGCCTCCGGCCGGGGCGCCGCCGCGCTGAGCGCCGCTGCCACCCAGATCGGCAAGCCGTACATCTCCGGCGCGACCGGCCCCAACGCGTACGACTGCTCCGGGCTGACCCAGTGGGCTTTCGCCCAGGCCGGTGTCTCCATCTCCCGGACCACGTTCACCCAGCACAACGACGGCACGAAGATCTACAGCAAGAGCCAGCTCAAGCCGGGCGACATGGTGTTCTTCAACAACCTGGCGCACGTAGGCTTCTACGCCGGCAACAACCAGGTCCTGCACGCCCCGAAGCCCGGCGCCAACGTGCGTTACGAGTCGATGGACTACATGGGCACCTTCCAGTTCGGCGTGCGTGTCTGA